Sequence from the Enhydrobacter sp. genome:
TCAACTTCTCCAAGGGGCGCGTGCTGTCGGCCGACGATGTCGCCAGACTGAAGACAGCTGGCGCATCGACTGTCATTGCCGCGCGTCTCGATGCGGGCGACATGCATGAGGACGAGGCGGCGGCAGCCGTCGCGAAGGCCCTGGCAGGCGAGGGAATCGAGGTCACTGCGCCGTTCACCGGCCGCTGCAATCACTTCGCGCGCGAAGCCGGCCTGGCGATCGTCGACCAGCAGCGCATCGACGAGCTCAACGAGCTCGATGAATCGGTCACCGTCGCGACCCTGCCGCCCCACGCACGTGTCGAACCGCGGCAGATGGTGGCGACAGTCAAGATCATTCCCTACGCCGCGCCGCGTACCGCCGTGCAGCGAGCCATCGATGTCGCGCATTCGGCCAACCGGCCGCTGGTATCCGTGGTCCCGTTCAAGGAGATGCGGGCCGGCCTGGTGCAGACCAGACTGCCGGGAACGCGCGACAAGGTTCTCGACAAGGCCGTCGGTACGACCGGCAAGCGTCTGACCTCGCTCGGCAGCGAACTGGTGGGCGAACGGCGCGTCGCACACGATGCCAAGGCGATCGCTGCCGCACTGGTCGAATTGAGGTCCGAAGGATGCGACCTCTTCCTGGTCGCCGGTGCATCGGCGATCGTCGACCGTCATGACGTCGTTCCATCGGGTATCGAGGAAGCCGGCGGGAAGGTCATTCATTTCGGCATGCCGGTAGATCCCGGCAACCTGCTACTGACCGGCGAACTCGACGGCAGGCCGGTGCTCGGCCTGCCGGGCTGCGCCAAGTCACCGAAATACAACGGCTTCGACATGGTGCTCGAGCGGCTCGCGGCGGGTCTCCCCGTCGGCCGCGCCGAGATCGTCAAGATGGGCGCCGGTGGCCTGCTCGCTGAAATTCCAACGCGACCACAGCCACGCGACGACGAGGGTGGCGAGAGCGACGCACCGCAGCAGGCGCCGCGAGTCGCCGTGCTGGTGCTCGCAGCCGGCCGGTCGACGCGCATGGGTGGACCGAACAAGCTGCTGGCCGATGCCAAAGGACGTCCACTCGTGGTGCACGCAATGAAAGCGGCGCTCGCGTCCCAGGCTGTCGAAGTCGTTGTCGTGCTGGGTCATATGGCGGGCGAGGTCAGGGCGGCCGTGGAGAATGCCCTCCCTTCGGATGCGCGCCTGCGTTTCGTGGTCAATCCGGACTATGCCGACGGGCTTAGCACTTCGGTCCGGGCCGGCATCGCGGCACTTCGATCGGACACGGACGCCGTCATCGTCCAGCTCGGCGACATGCCCAGCGTGAACGCCGCATTGCTAGATCGCCTGATGGCGGCCTTCAATCCGGTCGAAGGGCGGGCGATCTGCGTACCCACCGTCGGCGGCAAGCGCGGCAATCCGGTGTTGTGGGCGCGGCGCTTCTTTCCCGAAATGGGCGGACTCGCCGGAGACAGCGGCGCCAAGCACCTGATTGGCGAACATGCGGACCTGGTGTGCGAGGTCGAGATGCAAGGCGACGCCGCGGTCACGGACATCGACACACCAGAGGCGCTGGCGGCCTGGCGCACCAAGGAAGTGAAATGAGTTTCGACGTCATCGCGGTGCGGCGCCAGTTCCCGATCCTGTCCGAGGTCATCGACGGCCGGCCCGTTCACTACCTGGACAATGGCGCATCGGCGCAGACGCCGCTCGCCGTGCTCGACGCGGTCCGCCGGTATGAGACCACCGGCCGCGCCAATGTCCTGCGCGGCGTCCATCGGCTCGCCGAGCGGGCGACGGAAGCCTACGAGAATGCGCGGGCCCAGGTGGCTGCGTTCCTGGGCGTCGAGCCCATGGAAGTCGTCTTCACGGGTGGCTGCACAGCGGCCATTAACCTCGTCGCCTACTCCTACGGTTCGTTGCTGAAGCCGGGCGACCGGATCGTGCTGTCGGAGCTCGAGCATCATTCCAATATCGTGCCATGGCAGCTCCTGCGCTCGCGAAGCGGAGTGGAAATAGACGTGCTGCCGGTCACGCAGGACGGGCGCATCGACATTGCGGCGCTGCCGCGGCTGCTGACGCCCAGGACGAAACTCGTCTCCGTGGCACACGTGTCCAATGTCACGGGGGCGCTCGCCGACGTACGCACCATCGTCGGGATGGCGCGCAGTGTCGGCGCCAAGGTCATGCTCGACGGCGCCCAGCGTGCACCACACGGTCCCGTCGACTTGCCCGCCCTGGATGTCGACTTCTACGTCTTCGCCGGCCACAAGGCGTACGGCCCCAACGGTATCGGCGCGCTGTGGGCGCGCCCCGAACTTCTGGATGCCATGCCGCCGTTCCATGGCGGCGGCTCGATGATCGGGCGGGTGACATTCGCCGAGACGACCTGGGCACCGCCGCCCCGTCGCTTCGAAGCCGGTACGCCGCCGATCGGCCCGGCAATCGGCCTCGGGGCCGCCTGTGCCTGGATGAGCGCCCTCGATTGGACTGGCGCGCACGCCCACGAGATGGGATTGGTGCAACGACTGATGGATGGCTTGCAAAGGGTCGATGGCAGCCGGCTGTTCGGCCCGCCCAGCCTGCAGAACCGATACCCGGTGGTCTCCTTCCAACTCGACGGCGTGCATCCGCACGACGTGGCGCAAACGCTCGATTCCTTCGGCGTCGCCGTGAGGGCCGGGCACCATTGCGCCCAACCGCTGATGGACCGCTTCGATCTCGACGGCACGACGCGCGTGTCGATCGCGCCGTACAACAACAACACTGACATCGATGCCCTGCTGACGGGCGTCGAGCATGCCGCGCGAACCTTGCGATGAACGACCCGCTTTACCAGGAGCGCATCGTCGCCCTGGCCAAGGCCAAGACAGGCGCGGGCAAGCTTGCCAACCCGAGCCGGTCGGCGCGGCGCGACAATCCCCTGTGCGGAGACCGCGTCGTCCTGGATGTCCGTCTGGATGAACAGGGTCGCATCGTGGAGGTCGCCCACCAGGTCCGGGGTTGTTTGCTCTGCCAGGCCTCGGCATCGGCGCTCGCGGCGGTGGCGGTTGGCCGGAACGCCGCCGGCATCGCGGAAGTCCGTCAGCAGGCCGAGCGGGCGATCGGTCGCGAGCGGGGAGAAGCCGGCGCGCCGTTCGACGCATTCGTGCCCGTCGCCGGCTACAAGTCCCGGCATGAGTGCGTGCTCCTGCCGCTGGATGCCCTGAAGGATGCCTTGGCCTAGGAACCGCGGTGAGACATTCGAGAATATCCAACTAAATCAGCGGTTTAGAATGTCTCACCCGGTGAGACATCGCGCCTGGGGGTGAGTGGACTCCGGGGACGGTGAGGATTCGTGGACGAATCGCCTCGGAAGCCGATGCCATCGGCATCCGACCAGTCCACGGCGCGTGGACGCTCCGAGGACGCAGCGAGTTCAGGATCGCCCACCTCACGGTGAGGGCTTCCACCGACAACCCTCTCGTCGGAAGAGCGCCGTGGTTGCGTCACAGTCCCGGCCCACGGTGGGAGCGAGTGAAGCGGGAGGTTCCTTTCATGATTCCTCGATGGATCGTCATGCTCGTGGCGGTCGTGGTCGCCTTGCCGGCGGCGGCGCAGGACCTGGCGCTCAAGCGCGTCATGCTATCGTCCGGAGGGCTCGGCTACTTCGAATACGAGGCGACGGTCGAGAACGACGTGACGCTGCGGCTCACCGTCGGGCTGGAGCAAGTCGACGATGTTCTGAAGAGCCTGGTCGTCTATGACGACAAGGGCGGTATCGGCGGATTGAGTTTGCCCGGCCGTGAGCCTCTGAAGCAGACCTTCAAGGATCTGCCGTTCGACGAGGCCACACTCGAATCGCCCGCGGCGCTATTGGCCGCCCTCAAGGGCGCGCAGGTGAGCGTCGGCGGCAGCCGTGCCGCGTCGGGCCGCATTGTCGCGGTCGAACCCGAGACCGTTACGCTCGCGGACGGCAAGGCGACGACCACGCGCACCCGTGTCACGCTCTTCACCGATCGCGGCCTGCAACAGTTTCTGCTCGAGGAGGCGGAGAACCTGCAGTTCAGCGATCCCGTGCTGCGCGACAAGGTCGGCCAGGCATTGCTTGCCATCCAGGGTAATCGTGCCAGGGAAGCACGCACGCTCGAACTGGCCGCCCGCGGCCAAGGCAAGCGCACGGTTCGCGTCGCCTACATCGTCGAGGTGCCGGTGTGGAAGGCCTCATATCGTCTGACCCTTCCAGCCGACTCGGCGGCACCGAAGGCCGGATTGCAGGGGTGGGCCATCGTCGAGAATTTGAGCGGGCAGAACTGGAAGGAGGTCGAGCTCACGCTCGTCTCCGGCCGGCCGGTGGCGTTCCGGCAGGCCCTCTACGAAGCCTACTACGTCGCGCGCCCCGAGGTGCCGGTCGAGGTTGCCGGCCGCCTGATGCCGGGCATCGACCGCGGCGGAGTAGAGGCCAGCGGCCGCCCCAAGGCGATTCAGGCGCCGATGCCCGCCCAGACAGACCGCTTCCAGGAGCGCATGGCGACCGCATCGCCTCCACCCCCGATGGCATCGGCGGCTGACCGGATCGAGGCGACCGACGCGGCGACGCAGGTCGTCTTCAAGTTCCCGCGTGCCGTCAGCGTCGAGAGCGGCGGCACCCTGTCGATCCCGATCCTCGACCGCCAGGTGCCGGCGCAGCGGCTCGCGCTGTATCAATCGGAGACGGCGGCGCGCAATCCGCTTGCCGCGGTGCGCCTGAGCAACGACGGCGACAGCGGCCTGCCGCCGGGCATCCTGACGATCTACGAACGCGACAAGGCCGGTAATGTCGCCTATGTCGGCGATGCGCGGCTGTCCGGCTTCCCTGTCGGCGAGACTCGGCTGCTGGCCTATGCACTCGAAGAAAAGATCGTCGTCGAGCGAGACGCCGCGCAAACCGACCGCATCGCCTCCGGCACGATCGTGCAGGGTGTGCTGCGTTTCCAGAGACTGGTGCGGCAGACCACGACCTACCGTGTACGCGGACCCGCCAAGGAACCACGTCAGCTCGTGATCGTGCAGCGGCGCCTGCCGGGATGGACGCTCGCCAGGCCTGACGCCAAGGCCGTCGAGATCAGCGAGGGCAACTACCGCCTTCCGTTCCAGCTTCCGGGCGGCGACCAGACGCAGGTTTTCGAACTGGCGCAAGAGCAGGTCCAGCAACAGGAACTTCGCTTGCTCGACGGCACCCCGGATCAAATCAGGGTCTATGCCCAGGCCCGTGAGTTCGACGCCAAGACCCGCGAGGCGCTGACGCGCGTGCTGCACCTCCAACAGGCTGTGGCCGACGCCCAGCGTGTCGTTGCCAGTCTCGAAGGCGCGCGCCAGCAGATCGTCCAGGAGCAGGCGCGGCTGCGCGACAACCTCGCGCACGTGCCCGCCAACAGCGATCTGCAACGCCGCTATCTCGCCACGCTCGACAGGCAGGAGACCGAGCTCGAGGCGCTGGCCAAGCGCCGTAGCGATGCTGAGAAGGCCGTTCAGGCCGCCCGCGACGCGCTACGTGCCTACGCCTCGCAGTTCGGTTGAGCCTCAACCTGCTCGCAACGTGCGAACGGCGTCGTCGCGGCGGAGCAGATAGAGCAGGGCGCGCAACGCAGCGCCCCGCTCTGTCTCGAGATCGGGATCACGCTCGATCACCAGCCGCGCATCGTCGCGTGCGACCTGCAGCAGTTCGGCATGGGCCGCGAGGTCGGCGAGTCGCATGTCGGGCAGGCCGCTCTGCCGGGTTCCGAGCAACTCGCCGGCACCGCGCAGGCGCAAATCTTCCTCCGCAATGCGGAAGCCGTCCTCCGTCTCGCGCATGATGGCGAGTCGCGCCTTCGCGGTCTCGCCGAGCGGTTGTGCGTAGAGCAGCAGGCAACTCGACTTCGCCGTGCCGCGGCCGACGCGCCCGCGCAACTGGTGGAGCTGCGCCAATCCAAAACGCTCGGCATGTTCGACGATCATCACGGTCGCCGCCGGCACGTCGACACCGACCTCGATCACCGTCGTCGCGACGAGG
This genomic interval carries:
- a CDS encoding molybdopterin-binding/glycosyltransferase family 2 protein, with the translated sequence MRFGETPIDEAKGAILAHSWRANGVNFSKGRVLSADDVARLKTAGASTVIAARLDAGDMHEDEAAAAVAKALAGEGIEVTAPFTGRCNHFAREAGLAIVDQQRIDELNELDESVTVATLPPHARVEPRQMVATVKIIPYAAPRTAVQRAIDVAHSANRPLVSVVPFKEMRAGLVQTRLPGTRDKVLDKAVGTTGKRLTSLGSELVGERRVAHDAKAIAAALVELRSEGCDLFLVAGASAIVDRHDVVPSGIEEAGGKVIHFGMPVDPGNLLLTGELDGRPVLGLPGCAKSPKYNGFDMVLERLAAGLPVGRAEIVKMGAGGLLAEIPTRPQPRDDEGGESDAPQQAPRVAVLVLAAGRSTRMGGPNKLLADAKGRPLVVHAMKAALASQAVEVVVVLGHMAGEVRAAVENALPSDARLRFVVNPDYADGLSTSVRAGIAALRSDTDAVIVQLGDMPSVNAALLDRLMAAFNPVEGRAICVPTVGGKRGNPVLWARRFFPEMGGLAGDSGAKHLIGEHADLVCEVEMQGDAAVTDIDTPEALAAWRTKEVK
- a CDS encoding SufS family cysteine desulfurase, which encodes MSFDVIAVRRQFPILSEVIDGRPVHYLDNGASAQTPLAVLDAVRRYETTGRANVLRGVHRLAERATEAYENARAQVAAFLGVEPMEVVFTGGCTAAINLVAYSYGSLLKPGDRIVLSELEHHSNIVPWQLLRSRSGVEIDVLPVTQDGRIDIAALPRLLTPRTKLVSVAHVSNVTGALADVRTIVGMARSVGAKVMLDGAQRAPHGPVDLPALDVDFYVFAGHKAYGPNGIGALWARPELLDAMPPFHGGGSMIGRVTFAETTWAPPPRRFEAGTPPIGPAIGLGAACAWMSALDWTGAHAHEMGLVQRLMDGLQRVDGSRLFGPPSLQNRYPVVSFQLDGVHPHDVAQTLDSFGVAVRAGHHCAQPLMDRFDLDGTTRVSIAPYNNNTDIDALLTGVEHAARTLR
- a CDS encoding iron-sulfur cluster assembly scaffold protein, which codes for MNDPLYQERIVALAKAKTGAGKLANPSRSARRDNPLCGDRVVLDVRLDEQGRIVEVAHQVRGCLLCQASASALAAVAVGRNAAGIAEVRQQAERAIGRERGEAGAPFDAFVPVAGYKSRHECVLLPLDALKDALA
- a CDS encoding DUF4139 domain-containing protein — its product is MIPRWIVMLVAVVVALPAAAQDLALKRVMLSSGGLGYFEYEATVENDVTLRLTVGLEQVDDVLKSLVVYDDKGGIGGLSLPGREPLKQTFKDLPFDEATLESPAALLAALKGAQVSVGGSRAASGRIVAVEPETVTLADGKATTTRTRVTLFTDRGLQQFLLEEAENLQFSDPVLRDKVGQALLAIQGNRAREARTLELAARGQGKRTVRVAYIVEVPVWKASYRLTLPADSAAPKAGLQGWAIVENLSGQNWKEVELTLVSGRPVAFRQALYEAYYVARPEVPVEVAGRLMPGIDRGGVEASGRPKAIQAPMPAQTDRFQERMATASPPPPMASAADRIEATDAATQVVFKFPRAVSVESGGTLSIPILDRQVPAQRLALYQSETAARNPLAAVRLSNDGDSGLPPGILTIYERDKAGNVAYVGDARLSGFPVGETRLLAYALEEKIVVERDAAQTDRIASGTIVQGVLRFQRLVRQTTTYRVRGPAKEPRQLVIVQRRLPGWTLARPDAKAVEISEGNYRLPFQLPGGDQTQVFELAQEQVQQQELRLLDGTPDQIRVYAQAREFDAKTREALTRVLHLQQAVADAQRVVASLEGARQQIVQEQARLRDNLAHVPANSDLQRRYLATLDRQETELEALAKRRSDAEKAVQAARDALRAYASQFG